One genomic region from Penaeus monodon isolate SGIC_2016 chromosome 24, NSTDA_Pmon_1, whole genome shotgun sequence encodes:
- the LOC119588542 gene encoding glutamine synthetase (The sequence of the model RefSeq protein was modified relative to this genomic sequence to represent the inferred CDS: added 6 bases not found in genome assembly), whose protein sequence is MAQLTNKTVLDRYLRLEIPDQKCQAMYVWVDGSGENLRSKTRTLNFIPKAPEELPIWNFDGSSTGQAEGSNSDVYLHPVALYRDPFRLGNNKLVLCETYKYNKKPTDTNHRYRCTEVMTRAASQHPWFGMEQEYTLLDVDKHPLGWPKNGYPGPQGPYYCGVGASKVYGRDVVEAHYRACLYTGINISGTNAEVMPAQWEFQVGPCEGINMGDDLWMARYLLHRVAEDFGIVVTLDPKPIPGDWNGAGMHTNFSTAAMRAPNGITAIETAIEKLGKVHSEHIRAYDPHGGKDNERRLTGLHETSSIHDFSAGVANRGASIRIPRGVAEEKTGYLEDRRPSSNADPYVVSERLVRTICLDES, encoded by the exons ATGGCTCAGCTAACCAATAAGACGGTATTAGACAGGTATCTAAGGCTCGAAATCCCTGACCAGAAATGCCAGGCTATGTACGTGTGGGTGGACGGCAGCGGAGAGAACTTGCGCTCCAAGACACGTACCCTTAACTTCATTCCAAAGGCTCCTGAAG AGCTCCCGATCTGGAACTTCGACGGGTCGTCCACGGGCCAGGCCGAGGGCAGCAACAGCGACGTGTACCTGCACCCGGTGGCGCTCTACCGGGACCCCTTCAGACTGGGCAACAACAAGCTGGTGCTCTGCGAGACCTACAAGTACAACAAGAAGCCCACTGACACTAACCACCGGTACAGGTGTACGGAGGTGATGACTAGGGCCGCCAGCCAACACCCCTGGTTCGGCATGGAGCAGGAATACACACTCCTCGATGTTGATAAGCATCCTCTGGGTTGGCCCAAGAACGGCTACCCGGGGCCTCAGGGACCCTACTACTGCGGCGTCGGGGCCAGCAAGGTTTATGGGCGCGACGTGGTGGAGGCCCACTACAGAGCCTGCCTCTACACGGGCATCAACATCTCAGGAACCAACGCGGAGGTCATGCCCGCCCAGTGGGAGTTCCAGGTGGGACCTTGTGAAGGCATCAACATGGGTGACGACCTCTGGATGGCGAGGTACCTCCTGCACAGAGTCGCCGAGGACTTCGGTATCGTTGTCACCCTCGACCCGAAGCCCATCCCCGGTGACTGGAACGGCGCCGGCATGCACACCAACTTCTCCACGGCGGCCATGCGAGCACCAAACGGCATCACGGCCATTGAGACGGCCATCGAGAAGCTCGGCAAGGTCCACTCGGAGCACATCAGGGCCTACGACCCCCACGGAGGCAAGGACAACGAGCGCCGCCTCACGGGCCTCCACGAGACGTCGTCCATCCACGACTTCTCCGCCGGCGTGGCCAACAGGGGCGCCTCCATCCGCATCCCCAGGGGCGTGGCCGAGGAGAAGACGGGCTACCTGGAGGACCGCCGCCCCTCGTCCAACGCCGACCCCTACGTCGTGTCCGAGAGGCTCGTCCGCACCATCTGCCTCGACGAG